In the genome of Streptomyces sp. NBC_00190, one region contains:
- a CDS encoding IS3 family transposase, whose translation MNRCQFVGDHQRRFGVTRLCSMPGISRPSFCYWRRTAAARAARQIAEAGLAARIRKVHQDSDGTYGAPRITAELRDEGERINHKRVASIMRTIGVGGVRLRRRHRTTVADQAAPKAPDLIGRDFTAAAVNTKYAGDITYLPVSGSKPLCLATVIGLASRRLAGWAIADHMRTELVTDALTAAGRTRGSLAGAVMHTDHGSQGGFNWSSQHLDHGGVRWDKTSSRRCRRRLRERDGSGRRIGRCDRRCVHRVGRSRLVQCSATSGSGSRRE comes from the coding sequence CTGAACCGCTGCCAGTTCGTTGGAGATCATCAGCGCCGGTTCGGCGTCACGCGGTTGTGTTCGATGCCGGGCATCTCTCGCCCGAGCTTCTGCTACTGGCGCCGCACCGCAGCCGCAAGGGCGGCCCGGCAGATCGCCGAGGCCGGGCTCGCGGCCCGGATACGCAAGGTTCACCAGGACTCCGACGGCACCTACGGCGCCCCCAGGATCACGGCGGAACTCCGCGACGAGGGGGAACGGATCAACCACAAACGCGTCGCCAGCATTATGCGGACCATCGGAGTCGGGGGTGTCCGTCTGCGGCGTCGGCACCGGACCACCGTTGCGGACCAGGCGGCGCCGAAGGCGCCGGATCTGATCGGCCGTGACTTCACCGCGGCCGCGGTGAACACGAAGTACGCCGGCGACATCACGTATCTGCCGGTCAGCGGCTCGAAGCCGCTCTGCCTCGCGACCGTCATCGGCCTCGCCTCACGTCGGCTGGCCGGATGGGCCATCGCCGACCACATGCGCACAGAACTCGTCACCGACGCCCTGACAGCAGCCGGGCGAACCCGCGGGAGCCTGGCCGGAGCGGTCATGCACACGGATCACGGATCCCAAGGCGGATTCAACTGGTCGTCGCAACACCTTGATCACGGAGGTGTGCGATGGGACAAGACCAGCAGCAGAAGGTGCCGAAGGCGCCTGCGGGAGCGCGACGGCAGTGGGCGGCGGATCGGGCGATGCGACCGCCGATGCGTTCACCGGGTCGGCCGGAGCCGTCTCGTGCAGTGCAGCGCCACTTCTGGCAGCGGATCGCGTCGGGAGTGA
- a CDS encoding IS30 family transposase: MRPPMRSPGRPEPSRAVQRHFWQRIASGVTTAEAAVAVGVSCPVGTRWFRHAGGMPPISLDEPTGRYLSFAEREEIALLRAQEFGVREIARRTGRDAGTISRELRRNAATRGGKPVYRALVAQWKAQQAAKRPKTAKLAGDERLREYVQERLAGSVRRPDGMIVTGPKTPGWKGLNKPHRQDRRWATAWSPEQISHRLPVDFPDDESMRISHEAIYQALFIEGRGALKRELVTCLRTGRALRVPRARSQNRPQGHVTADVILSERPAEAGDRAVPGHWEGDLIIGTGRSAIGTLVERSSRSTLLVHLPRLDGWGASPPVKNGPPLGGYGAIAMNAALTTSMTQLPEQLRKTLTWDRGKELSGHAQFALDTGTKVFFADPHSPWQRPRNENTNGLLRQYFPKGTDLSRWSSTDLEAVATAINNRPRKVLGWRTPAEVFEEQLRSLQQPGVATTG; this comes from the coding sequence ATGCGACCGCCGATGCGTTCACCGGGTCGGCCGGAGCCGTCTCGTGCAGTGCAGCGCCACTTCTGGCAGCGGATCGCGTCGGGAGTGACGACGGCAGAGGCCGCGGTGGCTGTTGGCGTTTCATGTCCGGTCGGAACCCGATGGTTCCGTCACGCTGGCGGGATGCCGCCGATCAGCCTGGATGAGCCCACCGGCCGCTATCTGTCGTTCGCTGAGCGTGAGGAGATCGCGCTGCTGCGCGCCCAGGAGTTCGGCGTGCGGGAGATCGCTCGCAGGACCGGCCGCGACGCGGGCACGATCTCACGCGAGCTGCGCCGCAACGCGGCGACCCGGGGCGGCAAACCGGTCTACCGGGCTCTGGTGGCGCAGTGGAAAGCGCAGCAGGCTGCGAAGCGCCCGAAGACCGCGAAGCTCGCAGGCGACGAAAGGTTGCGTGAGTACGTGCAGGAGCGGCTCGCCGGCAGCGTCCGTCGCCCCGACGGCATGATCGTCACCGGGCCAAAGACGCCTGGGTGGAAAGGGCTGAACAAGCCGCATCGGCAGGACAGGCGGTGGGCGACGGCATGGAGCCCGGAGCAGATCTCGCACCGGCTCCCTGTCGACTTCCCCGATGATGAGTCCATGCGCATCAGCCACGAAGCGATCTACCAGGCGCTGTTCATCGAAGGCCGTGGCGCGCTCAAGCGGGAACTGGTCACGTGTCTGCGCACCGGCCGGGCGCTGCGGGTTCCCCGTGCACGGTCGCAGAACAGGCCTCAGGGGCATGTCACCGCGGACGTCATCCTCAGTGAACGCCCCGCCGAGGCCGGGGACCGCGCGGTCCCTGGACACTGGGAAGGCGATTTGATCATCGGGACGGGCCGCTCCGCGATCGGCACGCTTGTCGAGCGCAGCAGCCGCTCCACGCTCCTGGTGCACCTGCCTCGGCTCGATGGCTGGGGCGCGAGCCCGCCCGTGAAGAACGGCCCCCCGCTCGGCGGCTATGGCGCGATCGCGATGAACGCGGCGCTCACCACGTCGATGACGCAGCTGCCCGAGCAGCTACGCAAGACCCTCACCTGGGACCGTGGGAAGGAACTCTCCGGTCATGCCCAGTTCGCTCTCGATACCGGGACAAAGGTGTTCTTCGCCGATCCGCACTCGCCCTGGCAACGACCGAGAAACGAGAACACGAACGGGCTACTGCGTCAGTACTTCCCGAAGGGCACTGATCTCTCCCGCTGGTCGTCCACGGACCTCGAAGCCGTCGCCACGGCGATCAACAACCGGCCCCGCAAGGTCCTCGGCTGGCGGACGCCGGCCGAGGTCTTCGAAGAGCAGCTACGCTCGCTGCAACAGCCCGGTGTTGCAACGACTGGTTGA
- a CDS encoding Orn/Lys/Arg decarboxylase N-terminal domain-containing protein: protein MANGSVLLALREDPLGRGVGGDQLRRIGKELEDRGLEVRWARTVEGACAALRTEAGLTAAVVAWDLPSETGAGAEGGGGAVLRQIIRRFTALPVFVVMSEEADHGLDRLPLWVAETAVGYIWPLEDTPSFIAGRVFNAARAYGDSILPPFFKALRRFDDAHEYSWHTPAHSGGVAFLKSPVGRAFFDYYGERLFRTDLSISVEELGSLFEHSGPIGDAERNAARVFGADRTYFVLHGDSTADRMVGHYCVTADEIALVDRNCHKSVLHGLVISGARPVYLVPTRNGYGLAGPLPASETLPAAVAARIAAHPLTPGAVSPQAEYAVITNSTYDGLCYDTVQTARALAPSTPRLHFDEAWFAYARFHPLYAGRYGMAVGPDTFASEERPTVFATQSTHKLLAALSQSAMVHVKSSPRAPVEHHRFNEAFMMHGTTSALYPVIASLDVAAAMMDGPQGEWLVNEAVTEAIRFRQAVVRTGRRIADAGDRLPWFFGVWQPDTVTDPADGTTVPFADASPVLLAADPRCWELDPDADWHGFPGLSRGQCLLDPIKVTLTCPGVNARGETDTWGIPARILTAYLAGRGIVVEKTDTYTTLILFSMGITKGKWGTLMDALMDFKALHDADTPLRQVLPHLVERHPQRYGGTTLRGLCQEMHEHLTRAELIDALDTAFQDLPEPVVPPQTCYQQLIRGGTERLPLAQAAGRVAAAMVTVTPPGIPVLMPGEALGAPDGPVLRYLGALEAFDRAFPGFHSEAHGVTIDPDTGDYLIECVRQDTQAP from the coding sequence ATGGCAAACGGTAGTGTCCTGCTAGCCTTGCGCGAGGACCCTTTGGGCCGGGGCGTCGGCGGTGACCAGCTGCGGCGGATCGGCAAGGAGTTGGAGGACCGCGGGCTGGAGGTGCGGTGGGCGCGGACGGTCGAGGGGGCCTGTGCCGCCCTGCGTACTGAGGCAGGCTTGACGGCCGCGGTCGTCGCCTGGGACCTGCCGTCCGAGACCGGCGCAGGCGCCGAGGGCGGGGGAGGGGCAGTCCTGCGGCAGATTATCCGCCGGTTCACGGCCCTGCCTGTTTTCGTCGTCATGAGCGAGGAGGCGGACCACGGCCTGGACCGCCTGCCCCTGTGGGTGGCCGAGACCGCTGTCGGCTACATCTGGCCTTTGGAGGACACGCCGTCCTTCATCGCCGGCCGAGTCTTCAATGCGGCACGCGCCTATGGCGACTCCATCCTGCCGCCGTTCTTCAAAGCGCTGCGACGGTTCGACGACGCCCACGAATACTCATGGCACACCCCGGCGCACTCCGGCGGGGTGGCGTTCTTGAAGTCGCCCGTCGGCCGGGCCTTCTTCGACTACTACGGTGAGCGGCTCTTCCGCACCGACCTGTCGATCTCGGTGGAGGAGCTGGGTTCCCTCTTCGAGCACAGCGGTCCCATCGGGGACGCCGAGCGTAACGCCGCACGCGTCTTCGGCGCGGACCGGACGTACTTCGTGCTGCATGGTGACTCCACGGCCGACCGCATGGTGGGTCACTACTGCGTCACCGCCGACGAGATCGCATTGGTGGACCGCAACTGCCACAAGTCCGTGCTGCACGGCCTGGTGATCTCCGGTGCCCGACCGGTCTACCTCGTCCCGACCCGCAACGGATACGGCCTGGCGGGCCCTCTCCCTGCCAGTGAGACCCTGCCCGCAGCGGTGGCCGCCAGGATCGCCGCCCACCCGCTGACGCCAGGGGCGGTCTCCCCCCAGGCTGAGTACGCGGTGATCACCAACTCGACCTATGACGGTCTGTGCTACGACACCGTGCAGACCGCGCGTGCCCTGGCCCCCAGTACTCCCCGTCTGCACTTCGACGAAGCCTGGTTCGCCTACGCCCGCTTCCACCCCCTCTACGCCGGCCGCTATGGCATGGCCGTGGGCCCGGACACCTTCGCGAGCGAGGAACGTCCCACCGTTTTCGCTACCCAGTCCACGCACAAGCTGCTGGCCGCCTTGTCGCAGAGTGCCATGGTGCACGTGAAGTCCTCACCCCGGGCGCCGGTCGAACACCACCGGTTCAACGAGGCGTTCATGATGCACGGCACTACCTCGGCCCTGTATCCGGTGATCGCCTCGCTGGATGTGGCCGCGGCGATGATGGACGGGCCACAGGGCGAGTGGCTGGTCAACGAGGCGGTCACCGAAGCGATCCGGTTCCGGCAGGCCGTCGTGCGAACAGGACGCCGGATCGCGGACGCCGGCGACCGGCTGCCGTGGTTCTTCGGCGTCTGGCAGCCCGATACCGTCACCGACCCGGCCGACGGGACCACCGTCCCCTTCGCCGACGCCTCCCCCGTGCTGCTGGCCGCCGACCCCCGCTGCTGGGAGCTCGACCCCGACGCGGACTGGCACGGCTTCCCGGGACTGAGCCGCGGACAGTGCCTGCTGGACCCCATCAAAGTGACGCTGACCTGCCCAGGCGTCAACGCGCGCGGCGAGACGGACACCTGGGGCATCCCCGCCCGCATCCTCACCGCCTACCTCGCGGGCCGCGGCATCGTCGTGGAGAAGACCGACACCTACACCACACTCATCTTGTTCTCCATGGGCATCACCAAGGGCAAATGGGGCACCCTGATGGACGCTCTCATGGACTTCAAAGCCCTCCACGACGCCGACACCCCACTGCGGCAGGTACTGCCCCACCTGGTCGAGCGCCACCCGCAGCGCTATGGCGGCACGACCCTGCGCGGTTTGTGCCAGGAGATGCACGAACACCTCACCCGAGCCGAACTGATCGACGCCCTGGACACCGCCTTCCAGGACCTGCCCGAACCGGTCGTCCCGCCCCAGACCTGTTACCAGCAGCTGATCCGGGGCGGCACCGAACGCCTCCCCCTCGCCCAAGCCGCCGGCAGGGTGGCCGCAGCCATGGTCACCGTAACTCCGCCCGGGATCCCCGTCCTGATGCCTGGAGAAGCACTCGGAGCCCCCGACGGCCCGGTCCTGCGCTACCTCGGCGCACTGGAGGCATTCGACCGCGCCTTCCCCGGCTTCCACAGCGAAGCACACGGCGTCACCATCGACCCCGACACCGGCGACTACCTCATCGAATGCGTACGTCAGGACACCCAAGCCCCGTAA
- a CDS encoding WD40 repeat domain-containing protein: MHSVAFSPDGRTLSLVTGSLDKTAQLWNVVLPEPDAAIQKIC; the protein is encoded by the coding sequence GTGCACTCGGTGGCGTTCAGCCCCGACGGCCGTACCTTGTCCTTGGTCACCGGCAGCCTCGACAAGACAGCGCAGCTGTGGAATGTGGTCCTCCCCGAACCTGACGCAGCCATCCAGAAGATCTGTTGA
- a CDS encoding SAM-dependent methyltransferase: MSREQISAIAHADHPIKSPLADDSVSLLLERGLPRGDERVLDLGCGTAEWLLRALATRPHLHAEGVDVSEVALTQGRQAASRLGVDERLLLHQQEAADFVSPQPFDLVISVGATHAFGGLLPTLAAAREHLAPGGRVLIGESFWDRDPSPAAVEMFGDLDDLATTVDRVVADGWTPVHGHVSTRGELDAYEWACWGSLAAWALDHPDDPGAAQALETANAARSEWLHGYRDSFGFVCMVLRRTSE; this comes from the coding sequence ATGAGCCGCGAGCAGATCTCCGCGATCGCCCATGCCGACCACCCGATCAAGTCTCCGCTCGCCGACGACTCGGTCAGCCTTCTGCTCGAACGCGGCCTGCCGCGAGGCGACGAGCGAGTCCTCGATCTCGGATGCGGCACGGCGGAATGGCTGCTGCGCGCCCTGGCCACGCGCCCGCACCTGCACGCCGAAGGCGTCGACGTCTCCGAAGTCGCCCTGACGCAGGGCCGCCAGGCAGCGAGCAGACTCGGAGTCGACGAGCGCCTGCTCCTCCACCAGCAGGAGGCCGCGGACTTCGTCTCTCCACAGCCGTTCGACCTGGTGATCAGCGTCGGCGCCACTCATGCCTTCGGCGGTCTCCTGCCCACGCTCGCGGCAGCCCGCGAGCACCTGGCTCCCGGCGGCCGCGTCCTGATCGGCGAGTCGTTCTGGGACCGCGACCCGTCACCGGCGGCCGTCGAGATGTTCGGTGACCTCGACGACCTGGCGACCACGGTGGACCGCGTCGTCGCCGACGGATGGACCCCTGTCCACGGCCATGTCAGCACCCGCGGTGAGCTGGACGCATACGAGTGGGCCTGCTGGGGCTCGCTGGCCGCATGGGCTCTGGACCACCCTGACGATCCGGGTGCCGCACAGGCGCTGGAGACGGCTAACGCCGCGCGTTCGGAGTGGCTGCACGGCTACCGGGACAGCTTCGGCTTCGTCTGCATGGTGCTGCGTCGGACCTCGGAGTGA
- a CDS encoding serine hydrolase domain-containing protein: MSQFTTSGQRKIHDVLARHVDSGKIPGVVALYSKDDETHVETLGTMEHDGGAPMRRDTLFRMASTSKPVSIAAAMVLLDECRLRLDDPVDRWLPELADRQVLKAFDGPIDETVPARRPITVRDVLTSTFGLGMDMTSIGTPIMNEVFAQGLTPNLPTPMPEQDEWLRRLGALPLMHQPGDHWQYQLASDLAGVLVSRVTGKTFEEALRERVFGPLGMEDTGFHVPDDKIDRLPVLYAPDPVSGEFHVWDESKGGRWNIPPAFHGGGGGLVSTADDYHAYFKMLLNGGRHGGERVLSRQAVELMTTNRLTPAQNAARTELATNNVHISFGQGQHGGWGFGMAVRTYRGDYAPVGQFGWDGGAGTSTYADPVNNVVGILLTQVGTSVPDSVHLMHDFWTTLYQAIED; this comes from the coding sequence ATGTCCCAGTTCACTACTTCAGGGCAGCGCAAGATCCACGACGTGCTGGCCCGCCACGTCGACTCCGGCAAGATCCCCGGCGTCGTCGCCCTGTACAGCAAGGACGACGAGACGCACGTCGAGACGCTCGGCACGATGGAGCACGACGGCGGCGCGCCGATGCGCCGGGACACCCTCTTCCGGATGGCGTCCACCTCCAAGCCGGTCTCGATAGCGGCGGCGATGGTGCTGCTCGACGAGTGCCGGCTGCGGCTGGACGACCCGGTGGACCGGTGGCTGCCGGAGCTGGCCGACCGTCAGGTGCTGAAGGCGTTCGACGGCCCGATCGACGAGACGGTCCCGGCGCGCCGTCCGATCACCGTCCGGGACGTGCTGACCTCCACCTTCGGCCTCGGTATGGACATGACCTCGATCGGTACGCCGATCATGAACGAGGTCTTCGCACAGGGACTGACGCCCAACCTGCCCACGCCGATGCCCGAGCAGGACGAGTGGCTGCGCCGCCTGGGCGCGCTGCCGCTGATGCACCAGCCCGGCGACCACTGGCAGTACCAGCTCGCCAGCGACCTGGCCGGCGTACTGGTCTCCCGGGTGACCGGCAAGACCTTCGAGGAGGCGCTGCGCGAACGCGTCTTCGGCCCGCTGGGGATGGAGGACACCGGCTTCCACGTCCCGGACGACAAGATCGACCGGCTGCCGGTCCTCTACGCGCCCGACCCGGTGTCCGGCGAGTTCCACGTATGGGACGAGTCCAAGGGCGGCCGGTGGAACATCCCTCCGGCTTTCCATGGCGGCGGCGGTGGTCTGGTCTCCACCGCGGACGACTACCACGCCTACTTCAAGATGCTGCTGAACGGCGGCAGGCACGGCGGCGAGCGCGTTCTGTCCAGGCAGGCGGTGGAGCTGATGACCACCAACCGCCTCACCCCCGCGCAGAACGCCGCCCGCACCGAGCTGGCCACCAACAACGTCCACATATCCTTCGGCCAGGGCCAGCACGGCGGTTGGGGCTTCGGGATGGCGGTGCGGACCTACCGCGGCGACTACGCTCCCGTCGGCCAGTTCGGCTGGGACGGCGGCGCCGGCACCTCCACCTACGCCGACCCCGTCAACAACGTCGTCGGCATCCTCCTCACCCAGGTCGGCACCTCAGTCCCCGACTCGGTCCACCTGATGCACGACTTCTGGACCACTCTGTACCAGGCGATCGAGGACTGA
- a CDS encoding DUF4097 family beta strand repeat-containing protein, with product MQKFETPGAIAAVVEIPAGRISLLAADRAETTVEVRPADAGKGRDVKAAEQTTVEFGDGVLRVIAPEARNQVLSNPGSVEVTVQLPTGSRVEATSAAAEVRTEGRLGDVTVRGAHRRIEIADVEGLRLTSVDGDVHVGRLGGPAEISAARGGITIGEAVRGTVVLRTQHGDISIAAAPGASATLDADSRHGRVSNALKNNGSPVLEISATSGNGDISARSL from the coding sequence ATGCAGAAGTTCGAGACCCCCGGCGCGATCGCCGCCGTTGTGGAGATACCCGCCGGACGCATCAGCCTCCTCGCCGCCGACCGCGCCGAGACCACCGTCGAGGTGCGTCCCGCGGACGCCGGCAAGGGCCGCGATGTGAAGGCCGCGGAGCAGACCACGGTCGAGTTCGGCGACGGCGTGCTGCGCGTCATCGCGCCGGAGGCGAGGAACCAGGTGCTGAGCAACCCCGGATCCGTCGAGGTGACGGTTCAGCTCCCCACCGGCTCCCGCGTCGAGGCCACCTCCGCCGCCGCAGAGGTGCGCACCGAGGGCAGGCTCGGCGACGTGACCGTCCGTGGCGCCCACCGCCGCATCGAGATCGCCGACGTGGAAGGCCTGCGCCTCACCTCCGTCGACGGCGATGTCCACGTCGGCCGGCTGGGCGGCCCCGCGGAGATCTCCGCCGCGCGGGGCGGCATCACCATCGGCGAGGCGGTGCGCGGCACGGTGGTGCTCCGCACCCAGCACGGCGACATCTCGATCGCCGCCGCCCCCGGCGCCTCCGCCACGCTGGACGCCGATTCCCGCCACGGCCGCGTCAGCAACGCCCTGAAGAACAACGGCTCCCCCGTGCTGGAGATCAGCGCCACCAGCGGCAACGGCGACATCTCCGCCCGCAGCCTCTGA
- a CDS encoding GNAT family N-acetyltransferase, with amino-acid sequence MSPSVHVTPLQRVSDTEAAAWHQVVAASTAHDLPGVPAPDPGQIHAQLTQPALGSRRLTWLATAADGAPVGVAGLRLFTSTGQQHLAELELHVDPAHRRLGTGSLFLSAVVAACRAEGRRSLVATAAADSPGEAFSERHGFRRALTLDHLMLRFDELDVAELLRIADAEHPGYRLTGWTGTVPDDLAEAFAAAKNAMNDMPTGDLDYGSVAWDAERVRAMGKVVGDRGDVLLTTAALGKGEVAGYTEIVIRAGETRRALQYDTVVVRAHRGHGLGLWVKAEMVRRLRAGHPGIVEIETDNAQDNTHMLAVNRQLGFRFHRSTHEYQLDLPTT; translated from the coding sequence GTGTCTCCATCTGTACACGTCACTCCGCTCCAACGCGTCTCGGATACCGAGGCCGCCGCGTGGCACCAGGTCGTCGCCGCCTCGACGGCCCACGACCTGCCGGGAGTACCGGCCCCCGACCCCGGACAGATCCACGCCCAGCTCACCCAGCCCGCCCTCGGCAGCCGTCGGCTGACCTGGCTCGCCACCGCGGCGGACGGCGCCCCCGTCGGAGTTGCCGGCCTGCGGCTGTTCACCTCAACGGGCCAGCAGCACCTGGCCGAACTGGAACTCCACGTCGATCCCGCACACCGGCGCCTGGGAACCGGCTCCCTCTTCCTGTCGGCGGTCGTGGCGGCCTGCCGCGCCGAGGGCCGGCGCAGCCTCGTCGCGACAGCCGCGGCCGACAGCCCGGGCGAGGCGTTCAGCGAGCGCCACGGCTTCCGCCGGGCGCTCACCCTGGATCACCTCATGCTGCGCTTCGACGAGCTGGACGTGGCCGAATTGCTGCGGATCGCCGATGCCGAGCACCCCGGCTACCGTCTGACCGGCTGGACCGGCACGGTTCCCGACGACCTGGCCGAGGCGTTCGCCGCTGCCAAGAACGCGATGAACGACATGCCCACCGGCGACCTGGACTACGGCAGCGTGGCGTGGGACGCCGAACGCGTTCGCGCCATGGGCAAGGTGGTCGGCGACCGCGGTGACGTACTGCTGACGACCGCTGCGCTCGGCAAGGGGGAGGTGGCCGGATACACCGAGATCGTCATCCGGGCCGGGGAGACCCGCCGGGCACTGCAGTACGACACCGTCGTGGTGCGCGCACACCGCGGCCACGGGCTCGGGCTGTGGGTCAAGGCAGAGATGGTCCGCAGGCTCCGCGCCGGGCACCCCGGAATCGTGGAGATCGAGACCGACAACGCCCAGGACAACACCCACATGCTCGCCGTGAACCGGCAGCTGGGCTTCCGCTTCCACCGCAGCACCCACGAATACCAACTCGACCTGCCCACCACCTGA
- a CDS encoding hemerythrin domain-containing protein, which translates to MSDVIDLTVMYAMHGALRRELAQLDRVTTAADRDPVRVLAAAAGWTLFKRALRAHHAAEDGALWPPLRQNLAGSPKDLALLEVMEAEHAAIAPVIQAVDELLAEPGADPLRLGQLTDALTRGLAGHLKHEEDTAFPLMRRTLTAEQWAHFSQVHAQHIGKDAPLLLPWLLDGADKPTMTRLLAQLPAHAYAACTARWIPAYTALDRWSPGTTA; encoded by the coding sequence ATGAGCGACGTCATCGACTTGACCGTGATGTACGCGATGCATGGTGCCCTGCGCCGGGAACTGGCCCAGCTCGACCGGGTCACCACCGCCGCGGACCGTGACCCGGTGCGCGTACTGGCCGCCGCTGCCGGATGGACACTGTTCAAGCGGGCCCTCCGCGCGCACCACGCTGCCGAGGACGGCGCGCTGTGGCCGCCACTGCGGCAGAATCTGGCCGGCAGCCCGAAGGACCTGGCGCTGCTGGAGGTGATGGAGGCCGAGCACGCCGCCATTGCTCCGGTGATCCAGGCCGTCGACGAGCTGCTGGCCGAGCCCGGAGCCGACCCGCTGCGGCTGGGCCAGCTCACCGACGCGCTGACCCGCGGCCTGGCCGGACACCTCAAGCACGAGGAGGACACGGCCTTCCCGCTGATGCGGCGGACGCTGACCGCCGAGCAGTGGGCCCATTTCAGCCAGGTCCACGCCCAGCACATCGGCAAGGACGCACCACTTCTGCTGCCGTGGCTCCTGGACGGCGCCGACAAGCCGACCATGACGAGGCTCCTCGCCCAGCTGCCCGCGCACGCGTACGCCGCCTGCACCGCCCGATGGATCCCGGCCTACACCGCTCTCGACCGCTGGAGTCCAGGCACCACGGCCTGA
- a CDS encoding LysR family transcriptional regulator, which produces MELRDIEIFLVLAEELHFGRTAQRLHVSQARVSQAIKKQERRIGAELFTRTSRTVRLTEVARQFRDDLQPVYAGLHDSLERAQLAARGITAQLRVSLMPFNVADLHPYWKAFRARHPQWGLQIRQATFTDPFGQLRSGAMDVLVAWLPVEEPDFTVGPTLCTDPRVLAVAADHRLAARDSVPVELLAEFPHATALGLPDYWEDSYLPFHTPRGRPIERITAAASDNGDQLISHVGMGDIIHTFPGHVTRYWGMSNIRFLPVPEMGTLTFALVWRTEAEDDLIRALADTVRDLGVFRF; this is translated from the coding sequence GTGGAGCTGCGGGACATCGAGATCTTCCTCGTACTGGCGGAGGAGCTGCATTTCGGCCGGACCGCACAGCGGCTGCACGTCTCCCAGGCGCGCGTCAGTCAGGCGATCAAGAAGCAGGAGCGGCGCATCGGCGCCGAGCTGTTCACCCGCACCAGCCGCACGGTGCGCCTGACCGAGGTCGCCCGGCAATTCCGCGACGACCTGCAACCGGTCTACGCGGGCCTGCACGATTCCCTGGAGCGGGCCCAGCTGGCGGCCCGCGGCATCACCGCTCAGCTCCGCGTCAGCCTGATGCCCTTCAACGTCGCCGATCTGCACCCCTACTGGAAAGCGTTCCGCGCGCGCCACCCGCAATGGGGACTCCAGATCCGTCAGGCAACCTTCACCGATCCGTTCGGCCAGCTCCGAAGCGGTGCCATGGACGTCCTGGTCGCCTGGCTGCCGGTGGAAGAGCCGGACTTCACCGTCGGGCCGACCCTGTGCACCGACCCGCGAGTCCTTGCCGTGGCCGCCGACCACCGGCTCGCGGCACGGGACTCCGTACCGGTGGAGCTGCTCGCCGAGTTCCCACACGCCACTGCCCTCGGCCTGCCGGACTACTGGGAGGACAGCTACCTGCCCTTCCACACCCCACGAGGCCGACCGATCGAGCGCATCACGGCCGCGGCCTCGGACAACGGCGATCAGCTGATCAGCCACGTCGGCATGGGCGACATCATCCACACCTTCCCCGGCCATGTCACCAGGTACTGGGGCATGTCGAACATCCGATTCCTCCCTGTCCCCGAGATGGGCACCCTGACCTTCGCTCTGGTCTGGCGGACCGAAGCCGAAGACGACCTCATCCGCGCCCTGGCCGACACCGTGCGCGACCTGGGTGTATTCCGCTTCTGA
- a CDS encoding GYD domain-containing protein codes for MPLYLSRFSYTPETWARLIGHPEDRAEAARSYIESVGGNLHGFWYAFGTHDGYNLWEAPDNVSMAAVALAISGGGALSSFETTVLLSIDETLDALRRAEQVQYRAPGE; via the coding sequence ATGCCGCTCTATCTATCGAGGTTCAGCTACACGCCTGAGACTTGGGCGAGGCTGATCGGCCACCCCGAGGACCGCGCAGAGGCCGCTCGGTCCTACATTGAATCCGTTGGGGGAAACCTTCACGGCTTCTGGTACGCCTTCGGCACGCACGACGGCTACAACCTCTGGGAGGCTCCGGACAACGTGTCCATGGCCGCGGTTGCGCTGGCGATCAGCGGAGGTGGCGCGCTTAGCTCGTTTGAGACGACCGTCCTCCTGAGCATCGACGAAACGCTGGATGCCTTGCGCAGAGCGGAGCAGGTCCAATATCGGGCTCCTGGCGAGTAG